The genomic interval TATCGCACGGAGCGCCCGACGTGCTGTTGGGGGCTCATCCGGCGCGCCAGTTCTGGCGTGATTTGGGGCGGCGAATGCCCACACCCTCGGCGGTCGTCGTAGTGTCCGCGCATCACAAACACCCCTACGTGCAAGTGAGTGCGGATCCGTCACCAGCTACCGTGCACGATTTCGTTGGGTTTCCAGCAGTTCTCGGCGAGACGGTGTACCCGGCTCCCGGGGCACCCGAACTGGCGCTGAAACTCAGCGAGGCGATCAGCCGCGCCCATCCGGCGCTTCCCGTGCGGGCGGTTGCGCGTCGTGGCCTCGATCACGGTGCTTGGGTGCCGCTGCTCGAGTTGCTGCCGCGGGCCGATGTACCGGTGGTGCAGGTGAGCCTGTTGACTGACGGCGCCGATCCGAGATTGCTTCCAGAGCGTCACCTGGGACTTGGCGCGGTGCTAGGGGCGGCTTTGCCGGACGGCGTGCTGCTGATCGGCTCGGGATCGTTGACCCATGCGGTCCCCGAGCGCAGCCAGACCGGGTGCACCCCTGGCTGGGTACAGGATTTTCGTCAATGGCTGCACGAGGCTATCGCGCGTGAAGACATCGATACGCTGTTGGCCTATCGCTCTTACGCCCCGTACGCCGCGCGCAACCACCCCACCCCGGAGCACCTGATGC from Pseudomonadota bacterium carries:
- a CDS encoding class III extradiol ring-cleavage dioxygenase; translation: MLLGAHPARQFWRDLGRRMPTPSAVVVVSAHHKHPYVQVSADPSPATVHDFVGFPAVLGETVYPAPGAPELALKLSEAISRAHPALPVRAVARRGLDHGAWVPLLELLPRADVPVVQVSLLTDGADPRLLPERHLGLGAVLGAALPDGVLLIGSGSLTHAVPERSQTGCTPGWVQDFRQWLHEAIAREDIDTLLAYRSYAPYAARNHPTPEHLMPLFVLLGTFGIAGARPLHESVMHDVLAMDAYGWD